One part of the Bacteroidia bacterium genome encodes these proteins:
- a CDS encoding OmpA family protein produces MRKASLAIFLSLFFCILSPISKGQNLQHPWAVGGGFVLLKYKAPADLPALQAAAFQSAYQLSLSKRLGGAFDFRTQITYANNIEFPAPLDETPSNTINTQLVDMSYLLGFKVNNGVFMKEDAFLGPYVLFGLGGSYVQMNPDVYIPLGGGLKFRLSDRLDIRLESTRKFSVNKDYQHTAHALSVHYNVGKAKEKYPKQEINEEKIIEETKPKDADEDGIADEDDLCPEVPGIERLFGCPEEEEEENIAEETDAQPEKLPQGSPEVKQEEAEEQKIPIQQEKEEVLVEDHSKAKAIPPAQEELAQREVQIESSPEPLYSPQKNNTHTEVAEEEKLPCNLSLTSTDFSIYFEHASADLPARAKQKLDEIAALLQACKSSKLQLQGHTDATGADKSNQVLSVLRAHKVKYYLVYEHGIRQNRIDSEGFGESKPKASNNTDTGRERNRRVDFKVIR; encoded by the coding sequence ATGCGTAAAGCTAGCCTTGCTATCTTTTTATCCTTGTTCTTCTGTATTCTTTCGCCAATTTCCAAAGGGCAAAACCTTCAGCATCCATGGGCTGTTGGTGGTGGCTTTGTTTTATTGAAATACAAAGCTCCTGCTGACCTACCAGCCTTGCAAGCTGCAGCTTTTCAGTCCGCTTATCAATTGAGCCTTTCTAAAAGATTAGGGGGTGCTTTCGATTTTCGAACGCAGATCACCTATGCTAATAATATAGAATTTCCCGCTCCTCTTGATGAAACACCTTCAAATACCATCAATACTCAATTGGTGGATATGAGTTACCTTCTGGGTTTCAAAGTAAATAATGGGGTGTTTATGAAAGAGGATGCCTTTTTAGGCCCTTATGTCCTATTTGGATTGGGAGGAAGTTATGTACAGATGAATCCCGATGTTTACATTCCATTGGGAGGTGGATTGAAGTTTCGTCTTTCGGATCGTTTGGACATAAGATTGGAGTCCACCCGTAAATTCTCTGTCAATAAAGATTACCAGCACACAGCTCATGCTTTATCTGTTCACTATAATGTAGGTAAAGCAAAGGAGAAATATCCAAAGCAGGAGATAAATGAGGAGAAGATTATAGAAGAAACTAAACCTAAGGATGCAGATGAAGACGGAATTGCAGATGAAGATGATCTCTGCCCGGAAGTCCCGGGAATAGAAAGATTATTTGGCTGTCCGGAAGAAGAAGAAGAGGAAAATATAGCAGAAGAAACAGATGCGCAACCAGAAAAACTTCCGCAAGGAAGCCCTGAAGTAAAGCAAGAGGAAGCGGAAGAGCAAAAAATCCCTATACAACAAGAAAAAGAGGAAGTCCTTGTAGAGGATCATAGTAAAGCTAAAGCTATCCCTCCTGCCCAGGAAGAACTAGCCCAAAGAGAAGTGCAGATTGAATCATCTCCTGAACCTCTTTACAGTCCTCAGAAGAATAATACTCATACTGAAGTTGCTGAGGAAGAGAAACTTCCTTGCAATCTCAGTTTAACCAGTACAGATTTCTCCATTTATTTTGAACATGCAAGCGCCGATTTGCCTGCCAGAGCCAAACAAAAGCTTGATGAGATCGCAGCATTACTCCAGGCTTGTAAAAGCAGTAAGCTCCAGTTGCAAGGACATACAGATGCTACTGGGGCAGATAAAAGCAATCAGGTGCTTTCGGTATTACGTGCCCATAAGGTAAAATACTACCTCGTTTATGAGCATGGCATTAGACAAAATAGAATTGACTCAGAGGGCTTTGGAGAAAGCAAACCCAAAGCAAGCAACAACACAGACACTGGCCGAGAAAGAAACAGACGGGTGGACTTTAAAGTAATTAGATGA
- a CDS encoding alpha/beta fold hydrolase: protein MIELNYKVYGQGEALIILHGLFGSLDNWVSHARSLAEDYSVYLLDQRNHGKSPHENDWNYPVMAEDLFEFMNQLGIYRAHLLGHSMGGKTVMEFARHYPEMIDKLIVADMTPKQYAPHHTEILETLISLDLSKLESRRDAKVKLEERIQDPSVIQFLLKSLGRDEEKSFRWKFNLQVIYDNYERVLDEIKFEDEVDLPTLFIHGGESPYLQEEDKSPIQEIFPEATFYKLEGAGHWVHAEKPAEFLTQIQKYLAS, encoded by the coding sequence ATGATTGAGCTAAATTATAAGGTGTACGGTCAGGGAGAAGCCCTTATTATTCTACATGGACTCTTCGGATCACTCGATAATTGGGTCAGCCACGCCCGTTCTTTGGCCGAAGATTATTCCGTTTATCTTTTGGACCAGAGAAATCATGGAAAGTCTCCACATGAAAATGATTGGAACTATCCAGTGATGGCAGAAGACCTATTTGAGTTCATGAACCAACTGGGAATTTATCGGGCCCATCTATTGGGACATTCGATGGGAGGGAAAACTGTCATGGAGTTTGCCCGACATTATCCCGAAATGATTGATAAGCTCATTGTGGCAGATATGACCCCCAAACAATATGCCCCACACCATACGGAAATTCTGGAAACCCTGATTTCTCTTGACCTTTCGAAACTGGAAAGCCGAAGAGATGCAAAAGTAAAACTCGAAGAAAGAATCCAGGACCCCTCAGTAATTCAATTTCTCTTGAAGAGTCTGGGCAGAGATGAGGAAAAGTCTTTTCGCTGGAAATTCAATTTGCAAGTGATTTATGATAATTATGAACGGGTGCTGGATGAAATCAAATTTGAGGATGAAGTTGACCTTCCCACTCTCTTTATTCATGGGGGAGAAAGCCCTTATTTGCAGGAAGAAGATAAAAGTCCGATTCAGGAGATTTTCCCCGAGGCCACTTTCTATAAACTGGAAGGAGCAGGCCATTGGGTGCACGCAGAGAAACCGGCAGAATTTTTAACCCAAATTCAAAAATATCTGGCATCCTGA
- a CDS encoding secondary thiamine-phosphate synthase enzyme YjbQ: MIQQFSITLPSYTRGFHLITPHVLSSIGQMPEKGLLHVFIQHTSAGLSINENADPSVRVDFEQIFNRLVPENQPYYTHTYEGSDDMPSHVKSSLVGSSVSIPITDYRLNLGTWQGIYLCEFRNHGGRRKLLATVIT, translated from the coding sequence ATGATTCAACAGTTTTCGATTACATTACCATCATATACACGGGGTTTTCACCTGATTACCCCTCACGTGCTATCTTCAATTGGGCAGATGCCTGAAAAAGGCCTTCTGCACGTCTTCATTCAGCATACTTCGGCTGGGCTTTCGATCAACGAAAACGCGGACCCTAGTGTGCGGGTTGACTTCGAACAGATCTTCAATCGACTTGTGCCTGAAAACCAACCCTATTACACTCACACCTATGAAGGCAGTGATGATATGCCTTCTCATGTGAAATCCAGCCTAGTAGGTTCTTCCGTTAGCATTCCTATAACCGACTACCGCCTAAACTTAGGTACCTGGCAGGGTATATATTTGTGTGAATTTCGAAACCATGGAGGACGTAGAAAACTCCTGGCCACGGTTATCACTTGA
- a CDS encoding acyl carrier protein produces MENLMENLEAKVARRVELENQIKDIILEVSDKSIRDYSENAQFKSDLGLDSLDMVELIMICEKDFYITLPDSEWEGLRTPSELIDLISSKV; encoded by the coding sequence ATGGAAAACCTAATGGAAAATTTAGAGGCAAAAGTAGCAAGAAGAGTAGAACTGGAAAATCAGATTAAGGATATTATCCTTGAGGTATCTGATAAAAGCATTCGAGATTACTCTGAAAATGCTCAATTCAAATCAGATCTGGGACTTGACTCTTTGGATATGGTAGAATTGATCATGATTTGTGAAAAAGACTTCTACATCACCTTGCCTGACTCGGAGTGGGAGGGACTGAGAACTCCTTCTGAGTTGATCGACCTTATTAGTTCTAAGGTGTGA
- a CDS encoding YdcF family protein produces MKKFLRRLTRFLIVGILLLAALYLARVPILRGIGNLLIVEDTTQSVDAAFILSGSVMERSREAMEVYKLDTDLLICMGETISADLEAFGEIRTDAELAQQALLNMGADTADIRVLKRGTSTYEESEEILGYSVAEDFKRVMIISSKFHTRRIQKVFRKKFREKGVEVIIRGADPIDYETDTWWLEESGMIFVTNEYLKLLYYAYKY; encoded by the coding sequence ATGAAAAAGTTCTTGCGTCGACTGACTCGTTTCCTGATAGTAGGCATCCTCCTGCTAGCTGCACTTTATTTGGCAAGAGTACCTATCCTTAGAGGGATCGGCAATTTGCTGATAGTGGAAGACACGACCCAGTCAGTCGACGCAGCTTTCATACTTTCGGGTTCTGTCATGGAAAGAAGCCGCGAGGCCATGGAAGTATATAAACTGGATACGGATCTCCTGATTTGCATGGGGGAAACTATTAGTGCAGACCTGGAAGCTTTTGGAGAGATACGAACTGATGCGGAATTGGCCCAACAAGCTTTATTAAACATGGGGGCAGATACTGCAGATATACGAGTCCTGAAGAGGGGAACGAGCACCTATGAGGAGTCTGAAGAAATTTTGGGATACTCAGTAGCGGAGGATTTTAAGCGAGTCATGATCATCAGCTCAAAATTTCATACACGCAGGATTCAGAAAGTGTTCAGAAAGAAATTTCGGGAGAAAGGAGTCGAAGTGATCATAAGAGGAGCTGATCCCATCGATTATGAAACAGATACCTGGTGGCTAGAAGAGTCAGGTATGATCTTCGTTACAAACGAATACCTGAAACTCCTCTATTATGCCTACAAGTATTAG
- a CDS encoding dipeptidase, which translates to MDQIKDFVDSNKERFLKELIDFLKIPSISADSAYKADVDRAADWLIDQFGKLGLQTVEKHATPGHPIVFAEKIISADLPTVLVYGHYDVQPPDPLDLWDSPPFEPVIKDGKIYARGACDDKGQMYMHMKAIEALNEMGELPCNVKFLIEGEEEVGSDNLEDFVRANIDKLSADIILVSDTSMLANDTPSITVGLRGLSYVEVEVHGPNRDLHSGVYGGAVENPLNVLCEMIASLKDENGQITIPGFYDKVVELSQEERNDLARRPFNLHEYQDDLGIGGTGGEKAYSVTERASIRPTLDVNGIWGGYIGEGAKTVLPASAFAKISMRLVPNQSSEEITRMFTEHFEKIAPATVKVKVKPHHGGEAAVVSTQNPGYLAAAKAMEDAFGKVPIPTREGGSIPIVALFQKVLGTETVLMGFGLNSDDIHSPNEHYGIFNYLKGIETIPRFHQHFAKMGK; encoded by the coding sequence ATGGATCAAATAAAAGACTTTGTTGATAGTAATAAGGAAAGATTCCTTAAGGAACTTATTGATTTCCTGAAAATACCTAGTATCAGTGCTGATTCAGCCTACAAGGCTGATGTAGACCGTGCTGCAGACTGGTTAATTGATCAGTTTGGGAAATTGGGTTTGCAAACGGTAGAGAAACATGCAACTCCCGGACATCCGATTGTTTTTGCTGAAAAAATTATAAGTGCTGACTTGCCGACTGTTTTGGTCTATGGCCATTATGATGTGCAGCCCCCTGATCCCCTCGATCTATGGGACAGCCCTCCTTTCGAACCGGTGATCAAGGATGGAAAAATCTACGCCCGAGGCGCTTGTGATGACAAAGGGCAGATGTATATGCACATGAAAGCAATAGAAGCCCTAAATGAAATGGGAGAACTTCCTTGTAATGTGAAGTTTCTTATAGAAGGAGAAGAAGAAGTAGGCAGCGACAATCTGGAAGACTTTGTAAGGGCTAATATAGATAAACTCAGTGCCGACATCATCCTTGTATCTGACACCTCTATGCTGGCCAATGATACACCTTCTATCACTGTAGGCTTAAGAGGCCTCTCCTATGTCGAAGTAGAAGTTCACGGCCCGAATAGAGATTTGCACTCGGGAGTATATGGAGGAGCTGTTGAAAATCCTCTCAATGTGCTTTGTGAAATGATCGCGTCCCTCAAGGATGAAAACGGTCAGATCACCATTCCGGGTTTTTATGACAAGGTCGTCGAATTGAGTCAGGAGGAAAGAAACGATCTGGCCAGACGTCCCTTTAACCTCCATGAATACCAGGATGATCTTGGAATTGGAGGTACAGGAGGAGAAAAAGCCTACTCTGTGACGGAAAGAGCCTCTATCCGTCCGACCCTGGATGTAAATGGAATTTGGGGAGGATATATCGGAGAAGGAGCAAAAACGGTACTACCTGCCAGTGCTTTCGCCAAGATCTCTATGAGATTGGTACCTAACCAAAGCTCTGAAGAGATTACGCGTATGTTTACAGAGCATTTTGAGAAAATTGCTCCTGCTACAGTTAAAGTTAAGGTAAAGCCTCATCATGGCGGAGAAGCCGCTGTAGTAAGTACCCAAAACCCTGGGTATTTAGCTGCTGCCAAGGCAATGGAAGATGCTTTCGGCAAAGTCCCTATCCCTACCCGTGAAGGAGGTTCTATTCCCATAGTCGCTTTATTTCAAAAAGTATTAGGGACGGAGACTGTGCTTATGGGATTTGGATTAAATTCAGATGACATCCACAGCCCCAATGAGCACTACGGGATTTTTAATTATCTGAAAGGAATCGAAACCATTCCTCGCTTTCATCAGCACTTTGCCAAAATGGGCAAGTAA
- a CDS encoding ATP-binding cassette domain-containing protein, with protein MPPGVSSEAILQALVVQKKVGQRKNEMPGAFDIALKGVGKKFNRNWLFKDLDLSLGEHKKIALVGTNGSGKSTLLRIIAAQSSPSTGKVQYFIDGKKIPLDQAYQYISWMGPYIEVFPELSLEEQFRLHFKFKTPLLSSIEEMIKVLDLWDDKDKLLNYYSSGMLQRAKVGMAIFTQSKVLMLDEPTSNMDKDNARKILDLIDKYLGDRILVLASNMEREYEPIPFKLKLGRA; from the coding sequence ATGCCTCCAGGGGTATCATCAGAGGCTATACTTCAAGCTCTGGTAGTTCAGAAGAAAGTGGGACAAAGGAAGAATGAGATGCCAGGCGCTTTTGACATAGCCTTAAAGGGAGTTGGTAAGAAGTTTAATCGAAACTGGTTATTCAAAGACCTTGATCTCTCATTGGGAGAACATAAAAAGATAGCATTAGTCGGAACCAATGGTTCCGGCAAATCTACTCTCTTGAGGATCATTGCTGCACAAAGCAGTCCCAGCACAGGAAAAGTCCAATATTTTATTGATGGGAAGAAAATTCCCCTTGATCAGGCCTACCAGTATATCAGCTGGATGGGGCCTTATATTGAGGTATTTCCTGAGTTAAGCCTAGAGGAACAGTTCCGGCTTCACTTCAAATTTAAAACTCCCCTACTCTCTTCTATTGAGGAAATGATCAAAGTACTTGATCTTTGGGATGATAAGGATAAACTTCTGAATTATTATTCTTCAGGTATGCTTCAGCGGGCTAAAGTAGGCATGGCCATCTTTACCCAATCAAAAGTCCTTATGCTGGATGAACCAACCAGTAATATGGATAAGGATAACGCACGAAAAATCCTCGATCTGATAGATAAATACCTGGGAGATCGCATTTTGGTCTTGGCCTCTAATATGGAACGGGAATATGAACCCATCCCCTTCAAATTGAAATTGGGCAGAGCCTGA
- the lpxA gene encoding acyl-ACP--UDP-N-acetylglucosamine O-acyltransferase, with the protein MNPKISIHDNVHIEPSVTIRGGVSIQEGCWIGSNVTIFDGARIGKNCKIFPGAVLSGIPQDLKFHGEKTTLEIGENTTIRECATLNRGTDYLGKTIVGKNCLIMAYSHVAHDCVLGNNVILANAVNMAGHVVVGDFAIIGGMSAVHQFVKIGRHVILSGGSLVGKDVPPFVKAGRRYPVQYEGVNSIGLRRRGFDNATIHEIQNIYRKLFLSGMNNSKALDYIEAHLPPTEERDEVITFVRNASRGIIRGYTSSSGSSEESGTKEE; encoded by the coding sequence CTGAATCCAAAAATCAGCATTCACGACAATGTGCATATCGAACCTTCTGTTACGATCAGAGGGGGCGTCAGTATTCAGGAAGGATGCTGGATCGGTTCGAATGTGACCATTTTTGATGGAGCAAGAATCGGAAAAAATTGCAAAATTTTTCCCGGGGCTGTTCTTTCCGGGATTCCTCAGGACCTAAAATTTCACGGGGAAAAAACTACCCTGGAAATTGGAGAAAATACAACCATCCGCGAGTGCGCTACCCTCAATAGAGGAACGGATTATCTGGGAAAAACCATCGTAGGCAAAAACTGCCTGATTATGGCATATTCTCATGTGGCACATGATTGTGTGCTGGGAAATAATGTGATTCTCGCCAATGCAGTAAATATGGCCGGCCATGTAGTAGTCGGTGATTTTGCCATTATTGGTGGTATGTCAGCCGTTCACCAGTTTGTAAAGATCGGAAGACATGTAATCCTTTCCGGAGGTTCTCTGGTCGGTAAAGATGTTCCACCATTTGTAAAGGCAGGAAGAAGATATCCTGTGCAATATGAAGGTGTCAACTCTATCGGACTGAGAAGACGTGGCTTTGACAATGCAACGATCCACGAGATTCAGAATATCTACCGAAAACTATTCCTTTCTGGTATGAATAATTCTAAAGCACTCGATTATATAGAAGCTCATCTTCCACCTACTGAAGAAAGAGATGAAGTCATTACCTTTGTAAGAAATGCCTCCAGGGGTATCATCAGAGGCTATACTTCAAGCTCTGGTAGTTCAGAAGAAAGTGGGACAAAGGAAGAATGA
- a CDS encoding bifunctional UDP-3-O-[3-hydroxymyristoyl] N-acetylglucosamine deacetylase/3-hydroxyacyl-ACP dehydratase gives MEKQHTIKSATSISGKGLHTGVPVTMTFHPAEPDHGIIFRRTDIEGQPLVHADVDLVVDTSRGTTLKENGAKVHTVEHVMAALMGLGIDNALIDLDGPEPPIMDGSSREFIEKLLETGLDEQDAERIYFEIDESITYSDEANDITLAAFPARSFELNTFIDFGSKAIEAQHANMKSISQFKEEFSSARTFCFVHELEALHQAGLIKGGSLDSAVVIMDKDEEEEEIRKLQNIFGVSDVEIKAGILNKNGFRFPNEPARHKLLDLLGDLALVGMPLKGKIIASRPGHKSNVELAKKIKSKIKQQRIANKFSKGKGGKPGVIFDINAIHEILPHRYPFLLVDKVTDFTESTIRGVKNVTFNEPFFQGHFPGNPIMPGVLQVEAMGQLGGILLLNTIDNPKSIWVYFVAIDNVRFKKPVIPGDTLILELEMTALRRSICKMSGKAYVDGQLVSSADLVASVVPKDKL, from the coding sequence ATGGAAAAACAACACACAATTAAATCTGCGACATCGATAAGTGGTAAGGGCCTTCATACGGGAGTGCCAGTAACGATGACTTTTCATCCGGCTGAGCCTGATCATGGAATAATTTTCCGAAGAACAGACATCGAGGGGCAACCTTTGGTCCATGCTGATGTCGATTTAGTTGTGGATACTTCAAGAGGGACTACCCTAAAGGAAAATGGAGCGAAAGTTCATACCGTAGAGCATGTAATGGCTGCTCTTATGGGATTGGGGATAGACAATGCCCTGATCGACCTGGATGGACCAGAACCTCCTATTATGGATGGAAGCTCTCGGGAGTTTATTGAGAAATTGCTGGAAACAGGATTGGATGAACAAGATGCTGAACGTATCTATTTTGAGATTGATGAATCTATTACCTACAGCGATGAGGCGAATGATATAACGTTGGCAGCTTTTCCTGCCAGGTCTTTCGAGCTGAATACTTTCATCGATTTTGGATCCAAGGCGATCGAAGCTCAGCATGCAAACATGAAGTCCATTTCTCAGTTTAAAGAGGAGTTCTCAAGTGCCCGAACTTTCTGTTTTGTCCACGAACTGGAAGCCTTACATCAGGCAGGTTTAATAAAGGGAGGGAGTTTGGATAGTGCAGTTGTAATAATGGACAAAGACGAGGAGGAAGAAGAAATAAGAAAGTTACAAAATATTTTTGGGGTAAGTGATGTAGAAATAAAGGCTGGGATTTTAAATAAAAATGGGTTTAGATTTCCAAATGAACCTGCCCGACACAAGTTATTGGATCTATTGGGGGATCTGGCGCTTGTAGGCATGCCTTTGAAGGGAAAAATCATCGCTTCTCGGCCCGGACACAAATCAAATGTAGAATTAGCGAAAAAAATTAAATCTAAAATTAAACAACAACGTATAGCTAATAAGTTCTCTAAAGGAAAAGGAGGGAAACCCGGGGTGATTTTTGACATCAATGCGATTCATGAAATACTACCTCATAGATATCCCTTCCTGCTGGTAGATAAGGTTACAGATTTTACAGAAAGTACGATCAGGGGAGTTAAGAATGTAACATTCAATGAACCTTTTTTCCAAGGTCACTTCCCCGGAAACCCGATCATGCCAGGCGTACTACAAGTTGAGGCGATGGGACAATTAGGAGGGATACTACTGCTCAACACGATAGACAATCCCAAATCAATTTGGGTTTATTTTGTAGCAATTGACAACGTTCGTTTCAAAAAACCAGTTATTCCAGGTGATACCCTAATTTTAGAATTGGAAATGACGGCACTTCGTAGGAGTATATGTAAAATGAGTGGAAAAGCCTATGTAGATGGGCAGCTCGTCTCCTCCGCAGATTTAGTTGCGAGCGTTGTACCAAAAGACAAACTATGA
- the lpxD gene encoding UDP-3-O-(3-hydroxymyristoyl)glucosamine N-acyltransferase, with amino-acid sequence MNVSLSTIAALLQAEVIGNPDKEISTLSKIEEAGPGSISFLANMKYKKYLNSTQASALLVARDFEAEGDYTPTLLKVDDPYSAFSKLLEEAQKVLLAQKNGIEEPSFIDSSAEIGEGAYIGAFSYIGAEVKIGNNVKIFPGCYVGDYSEIDDNTLLYPQVVIYPQSKIGKGCILHAGCRIGSDGFGFAPQADGSFKKIHHIGNVILEDGVEIGSNTCIDRATTGSTRITKGAKLDNLVQIAHNVEVGNHTAIAAQSGISGSTKLGANILIGGQVGIVGHLNIADRTKIDAQSGVNRSIKEEGQAFRGSPIQPFRDQLRSELFFRKLKSMDERIEALENELKNRS; translated from the coding sequence ATGAACGTTTCTCTTAGCACGATAGCAGCCTTACTTCAAGCGGAAGTAATAGGGAATCCTGACAAGGAAATAAGCACCCTATCCAAGATTGAAGAAGCTGGTCCGGGGAGCATTAGCTTTTTGGCCAATATGAAGTATAAAAAGTACCTCAACAGTACTCAGGCCTCTGCTCTCCTTGTAGCTAGAGATTTCGAAGCAGAAGGAGACTACACCCCTACCCTGCTAAAAGTTGACGATCCATATTCTGCCTTCAGTAAGCTTCTTGAAGAAGCACAAAAGGTCTTACTAGCTCAAAAAAACGGGATAGAAGAACCGAGTTTTATCGATTCCTCTGCCGAAATTGGTGAAGGAGCCTATATTGGAGCTTTTTCCTACATAGGTGCTGAGGTAAAAATCGGGAATAATGTGAAGATTTTTCCGGGCTGCTATGTAGGAGACTATTCAGAAATTGATGACAATACCCTATTGTATCCGCAGGTAGTTATATACCCTCAGTCAAAAATTGGCAAGGGATGTATCCTGCATGCAGGCTGTCGTATAGGAAGTGATGGCTTCGGATTTGCTCCACAAGCGGACGGAAGCTTTAAAAAAATTCATCATATAGGCAACGTAATCCTTGAGGATGGAGTTGAAATAGGTTCTAATACCTGTATAGATAGAGCGACAACTGGAAGTACGCGGATTACCAAAGGTGCCAAGCTTGACAACCTGGTACAGATCGCCCACAATGTAGAAGTGGGAAATCATACGGCAATAGCTGCTCAATCAGGAATATCAGGAAGCACTAAATTGGGTGCTAACATCTTGATTGGAGGACAGGTAGGGATCGTAGGACACCTGAATATAGCCGATCGAACAAAGATCGATGCTCAGTCAGGGGTAAACCGATCCATTAAAGAAGAAGGCCAGGCGTTCAGGGGATCACCTATTCAACCCTTTAGAGATCAATTGAGATCCGAATTGTTTTTCAGAAAACTGAAAAGCATGGACGAAAGGATAGAAGCACTTGAAAACGAATTAAAGAACAGATCTTGA
- a CDS encoding dihydroorotase, translated as MKSFLLQQVRLLAPGSKFHKKKVDILIESGKIKEIDKSIQLKHSKGVEVIEEKGAYVSPGWFDMQVHLSDPGFEYKETFTELNKAAIRGGFTGLLCYPNTDPVVDNSQVLRSLIQQTDQLPVDFYFTGALSQGVHGKDLAEVFEMHNAGALAFTDGSHPVQDSGLLLRALQYTRSFSGLIIDCPMDMSLNGSGQMHEGPISTQLGMKGIPSLSETIALSRQLQLLDYSPSRFHVQPLSTPEAANMIGSAKRKHEGLSVGTSIQYLCMSDEELLSFDPNYKLFPPLRSRKDVKALQKALQKGTIDVLTSAHQAQGMEEKNLQFEQAEPGMLSLQSFFSLANEHLIESGLIDLEKWIELVSLRPRQILDIPFPQLTEGESANLTIFHPKKEWEFTKNQIPSRAKNSPLIGRKMKGKVLGVIKGNRYFSLS; from the coding sequence ATGAAGTCTTTTCTCCTCCAACAAGTCAGGTTGTTAGCCCCTGGGAGTAAATTTCACAAGAAGAAGGTAGATATCCTGATCGAATCCGGAAAGATTAAAGAAATAGACAAGTCTATACAGCTCAAACATTCTAAAGGAGTAGAAGTCATAGAGGAAAAAGGAGCCTATGTTTCTCCGGGCTGGTTTGACATGCAAGTCCACCTTTCTGACCCTGGATTTGAGTACAAAGAAACTTTTACTGAATTAAATAAAGCAGCGATTCGTGGAGGATTTACCGGATTGCTTTGCTACCCAAATACGGATCCCGTAGTAGATAATAGCCAGGTATTACGTTCTCTGATTCAGCAAACCGACCAACTGCCGGTTGATTTTTATTTCACCGGTGCTCTTTCGCAAGGAGTTCATGGAAAAGATCTGGCAGAAGTGTTTGAGATGCATAATGCCGGAGCTCTGGCTTTTACAGATGGATCGCATCCTGTACAGGATTCTGGCTTATTGCTGAGAGCTTTGCAATACACACGTTCATTTAGTGGCCTCATCATAGATTGCCCTATGGATATGAGCCTAAATGGAAGCGGCCAAATGCATGAGGGGCCCATTTCAACTCAATTGGGAATGAAAGGGATTCCTTCTCTATCCGAGACAATTGCCCTAAGCCGTCAATTACAACTTTTGGATTACTCACCCAGTCGTTTTCATGTACAACCGCTGAGTACGCCTGAAGCTGCTAATATGATAGGCTCTGCCAAACGTAAACATGAGGGTTTGAGTGTAGGAACATCAATTCAATACCTCTGCATGAGCGATGAGGAACTATTGAGTTTTGATCCCAATTATAAACTTTTCCCTCCATTAAGGTCCAGAAAAGATGTAAAAGCCTTGCAGAAGGCTCTTCAAAAAGGCACTATTGATGTTTTAACCTCTGCACACCAAGCCCAGGGAATGGAAGAAAAAAATCTACAGTTTGAACAGGCTGAGCCAGGTATGTTGAGCCTCCAGAGTTTTTTCTCTCTGGCCAATGAGCACTTGATAGAATCAGGCCTTATAGATCTTGAAAAATGGATTGAACTTGTCAGCCTGAGACCCAGACAAATTTTGGATATTCCCTTTCCACAATTGACAGAAGGAGAGTCAGCAAATCTTACGATCTTTCATCCGAAAAAAGAGTGGGAATTTACCAAAAATCAAATTCCGTCCAGAGCCAAAAATAGTCCCTTGATTGGGCGCAAAATGAAGGGTAAAGTTCTCGGCGTAATCAAAGGAAATCGCTACTTTTCCCTAAGTTAG